The sequence CGACAACAGCCGAAAATTCCCGAAAAGGCCCCTCCGTGGAAAAAAGATCCGTTCCGTTGTAGGCATAGGTCATAATGTCATTCTGGACGAAAGCCAGCTCAACCCGACCCTGACGCGCGAGGCGAAGGTTTTCCACGGAACCTCCGCTGCTCTGCGCTGTGACGGGAACGTTGAATTTTTTCTCCAGAACCTCGGCTATCGCTTCACCGTAAGAATAATAAACGCCTGACTCTCCGCCGGTGGCGATGCGAAGGCGCAAGGGCATTTCACGCCGGTTCTGCCTGGCCGAAAAAGCCAGCAGCGCCACAAAGACGAGGATGGAAACACCCGCGACAAACGTGTTTTTTTTCATGGCGTCCCTCCGTTCCGCTTACCTGAAGAAGCTGACGATAAGCGTGATGACGGCGGCGTTGGAAATATCCACCAAAAACGCGCCAACCACGGGAACCACAAAGAAAGCCTTCTCCGAATGTCCATATTTGGCCGTCAGGGCCTGCATACAGACCAGAGCGTTGGGGGTCGCCCCAAGTCCGAATCCCACCAGTCCGCTGGCCATAACCGTGGAATCGTAATTTTTTCCGAACAGCCTGAACACGAGAAAGTACGCCGCCAGCATAATCAGCAGGATCTGAGACACCATCATAATGACGAGGGGAAGAGCGAGATTGGCGAGCTGCCACAGCTGAAGCGAATTGATCGCCATCGTGATGAACAGAGCCAGCGTGATGTCCCCGATCATGCCGATGCACTTGGAGTCAATGACGTAAAACGAGCTTCCATCGCCGATATTTCGGATGAGGATCGCCACGATCATCGCCCCCAGATAGGGCGGCAGGGTGATACCCGCCTTCTTCAGGTAGTAGCTCACCGCCGAACCGAAACCCGCCGCCACCAATACCCAGGCGAGATGACGCATCAGGTGAGGTCCGGAAACTCTGGGCTCTTCTTTTATTTTTTCCTGTTCCGCCTGCCTTGCGACGTTGCCGGTTTCCTCCAGCACGGCGTCCTCGCGGACGCCGATGTTGTCGTAGAGGTCGTTCTTCATCTCGTTGGGCGTCGCAATTTTATGGTGTTTGATGATCCACTCCCCCAGCGGCCCTCCGACGACGGAGCCGGCGACCATGCCGAAGGTCGCGCAGGCGATTCCCGCGCTCAAAGCGCCGACGACGCCATATTCATCCTCGAAGAGAGCCCCGAAGGCCCCCGCCGTCCCAAGCC comes from Synergistaceae bacterium and encodes:
- the gltS gene encoding sodium/glutamate symporter, whose translation is MEKAIVNGILQLKFDILQAAALGAIMYYFGVLLRSKIPALVKFSIPAPAVGGLTVSIVAAILQANGIVQFAFDNTLQSVFMILFFCTVGLNASYRLVLKGGLMVAAFWAVSAVVSVLQNLIGIPVAAGFGLNPLMGIMGGSVPMIGGLGTAGAFGALFEDEYGVVGALSAGIACATFGMVAGSVVGGPLGEWIIKHHKIATPNEMKNDLYDNIGVREDAVLEETGNVARQAEQEKIKEEPRVSGPHLMRHLAWVLVAAGFGSAVSYYLKKAGITLPPYLGAMIVAILIRNIGDGSSFYVIDSKCIGMIGDITLALFITMAINSLQLWQLANLALPLVIMMVSQILLIMLAAYFLVFRLFGKNYDSTVMASGLVGFGLGATPNALVCMQALTAKYGHSEKAFFVVPVVGAFLVDISNAAVITLIVSFFR